The nucleotide window ACGCCTTCACGTCGGTCATGGGTCCCTCGGGCTCCGGCAAGAGCACGTTCCTGCACTGCGCCGCGGGACTCGACCGGCCGACCTCCGGCACCGTGCACCTGGGAACCCAGGACCTCGCCGGCCTCACCGAGACACAGCTGACGCAGCTGCGGCGCACCCGGATCGGCTTCGTCTTCCAGGCGTTCAACCTGCTTCCGTCGCTCAGCGTCGAGCAGAACATCACTCTGCCCCTGCGGCTGTCCGGCGCTCGCGCCGACAGGGACCGGCTGGCGGAGGTCACGGCGGGCACGGGGCTCACCGGGCTCCTGCACCGACGGCCCGCGGAACTCTCCGGCGGCCAGCAGCAGCGCGTGGCCATCGCCCGGGCCCTGATCACCCGCCCCGAAGTGATCTTCGCGGACGAGCCGACCGGTGCCCTGGACCCGGACACCGCCCTGGACATCCTGACCCTGCTGCGGCGGGCGGTCACCGACCTGCACCAGACGGTGGTCATGGTCACGCACGACCCGGCCGCGGCACAGCACGGCGACCATGTCGTCTTCCTCCAGGCCGGGCGTGTGGTGAGCCGTATGGACCGGCCGACCGCGGACGCGGTGCGGGGCGTGCTGTCCGGGCTGCGAGGGCGGAACTGATGCTCCGTCTCGCCCTTGCCACACTGCGGACCCGCAAAGGCGCCTTCGCCGCGACGTTCCTCGCGCTGCTGCTCGGCTCGGCCGTGGTCAGCGCCTGCGGAATGCTGCTGGAGTCCGGCCTGCGCTCCACCGTGCCCCCGGAACGCTACGCCGCCGCCCCCGTCGTCGTCTCCGGCAAGCAGGAAGCCGAACTCCGCGTGAAGTCCGCGGACGGCTCGACCTACGAGAGCACACAGCCGCTGCCGGAACGGGCCGGGCTCGATCCGGCCATGGCCTCGAAGATCGCGGCGGCCGACGGCGTACGGTCCGTGGTCGCCGACCGCGCCGTCACGGTCCGCCTCGTCACCACCGGCGGCCGGCCGGTGGCGGGGCACAACGGCACCACGCCCCAGCTGCACACCTGGAGCGGTCTGTCCCTGGGCGACTTCCGCCTCACCGCGGGCCGGGCGCCGCGCGGCCACGGCCAGGTCGTCGTGGACTCAGGCCTCGCGGCCCGCGCCGGCGTGGGCCCGGGCGATTCCGTGCGCCTGATGACGTCCAGCACGCCCCGCACCGTCGAAGTG belongs to Streptomyces sp. V3I8 and includes:
- a CDS encoding ABC transporter ATP-binding protein — translated: MPTPWSRSDLADAPAAPKAGVRMTGVTKRYGHGASAVTALDAVSVGLAGHAFTSVMGPSGSGKSTFLHCAAGLDRPTSGTVHLGTQDLAGLTETQLTQLRRTRIGFVFQAFNLLPSLSVEQNITLPLRLSGARADRDRLAEVTAGTGLTGLLHRRPAELSGGQQQRVAIARALITRPEVIFADEPTGALDPDTALDILTLLRRAVTDLHQTVVMVTHDPAAAQHGDHVVFLQAGRVVSRMDRPTADAVRGVLSGLRGRN